The following proteins come from a genomic window of Meles meles chromosome 1, mMelMel3.1 paternal haplotype, whole genome shotgun sequence:
- the C2CD4D gene encoding C2 calcium-dependent domain-containing protein 4D, with translation MWLLEKVGYRLGPPESRPRWASSSLLPKRRAPGPPARACPNVLTPDRIPQFCIPPRLPDAAGPEPLAGRSLPAACSLPHLAGREGWAFLPESPHTRRRESLFHPPPPPAAAAAAGGLSPAHGRRHVSAPDLRLCRAPDSDTASSPESSPFGSPRSGPGRPRPHSLSPEEASSADTSPHAPRSAGPPLFHLDFLCCQLRPTKESVLRLGPRGGQLRLSAEYQAGPRRLRLRLVSAEGLPRSRPGPGSGGGGCCVVLRLRPRVRPRGQRSRVVKCSANPIFNEDFFFDGLGPPDLAARSLRAKVLDRGAGFRRDALLGECETPLIALLPPLGGGLGLGTSLAPAHLSL, from the coding sequence ATGTGGCTTCTGGAGAAAGTCGGCTACAGGCTGGGGCCCCCGGAGTCCAGGCCCCGATGGGCGTCCTCCAGCCTGCTCCCCAAGCGCCGAGCCCCGGGCCCGCCCGCCCGCGCCTGTCCCAACGTCCTCACTCCCGATCGCATCCCGCAGTTCTGCATCCCGCCGCGGCTCCCGGACGCTGCGGGCCCCGAGCCCCTGGCCGGGCGCAGCCTCCCCGCGGCCTGTTCGCTGCCCCACCTTGCAGGCCGGGAAGGCTGGGCTTTCCTGCCCGAGAGCCCGCACACGCGCCGGCGCGAGTCCCTGTTCcacccgccgccgccgcccgccgccgccgccgccgccggggggCTTTCCCCAGCGCACGGCCGGCGGCACGTCTCCGCCCCGGACCTGCGCCTCTGCCGGGCCCCCGACAGCGACACGGCCTCGTCGCCCGAGTCGTCGCCCTTCGGCTCGCCGCGGTCAGGCCCCGGCCGGCCCCGGCCGCACTCGCTGTCCCCGGAGGAGGCGAGCTCGGCCGACACTAGCCCTCACGCGCCGCGCAGCGCGGGGCCGCCGCTCTTCCACCTGGACTTCCTGTGCTGCCAGCTGCGGCCGACCAAGGAGAGCGTGCTGCGCCTCGGGCCCCGCGGCGGCCAGCTTCGGCTCTCGGCGGAATACCAGGCCGGACCCCGGCGGCTGCGCCTGCGCCTGGTGAGCGCCGAGGGCTTGCCGCGGTCGCGGCCCGGCCccgggagcggcggcggcggctgctgcgTGGTACTGAGGCTGCGGCCGCGCGTCCGTCCGCGGGGCCAACGGAGCCGCGTGGTCAAATGCAGCGCCAACCCCATCTTCAACGAGGACTTCTTCTTCGACGGGCTGGGCCCGCCAGACCTGGCCGCCCGCAGTCTGAGGGCCAAGGTGCTGGACAGGGGCGCAGGCTTCCGCAGAGACGCGCTGCTGGGGGAGTGTGAGACGCCCCTCATTGCCCTGCTGCCCCCTTTGGGTGGGGGGCTAGGTCTGGGGACCTCCCTGGCGCCTGCCCATCTCAGCCTGTAG